From the genome of Mycobacteriales bacterium, one region includes:
- a CDS encoding SpoIIE family protein phosphatase — translation MTGGGGVDAGPVAQHRLEHLVRSSPAVVYCLEPAPPYRLTFVSGNVARLLGCSAAQLLADPAPLGGRLHPEDVERFTAALADLPVTGQAVTEHRLRAPDGGWSWVRDEQVLARDDAGRPVEIVGWLLDVTGRRRTEERAERLQQLTEQLAAALSPEQVAGSALLPALSVLGARGLALLLREPGADPAMLTVVGAAGYPAEIVQHWRRLPLDDVTPGGVAVLTGAPVYLGSWEEAHARFPAMFQAPGSSRQRAWAALPLRSGGQVIGALAIGFSTARGIAPDERGFLETVATQCALAVERSRLYGTAATERERLTAAGERLGRLQQVTAGLAEALTVEQVAAVMVRGGLSVAGCRSAWIGVLNDPGTELVALAASFPVEPDGPAARIPLDAASPRAEVTRTGQPVWLPSTADALAQYPGLKAIGIADGALGVVPLVSHGRPIGAMMLSFAVEGAFDAHERALIITLAEQCAQALERARLHERAHDVALALQQSMLPTALPEVPGLELTARYHPAIESLEVGGDWYDVVALPGGRVGLTVGDVVGRGLGAATTMGQLRSALAALALSEESPARTLDGLERFARQVEGARLATVAYGVLDPVGGSFRYACAGHPPPLVIDPDGTATYLEDGRSPLLCALPPGATGPRGEATVLLEPGARLLMYSDGLVERRREQLDVGLARLAEQSVAVGDGPGWSDELVRRMLLGAGDDDVALLGVTYAPVLRIRRAARPELLSGMRRELRAWLTAVGVEGETVSDVLLACGEAVANAVEHGFHDGSGAAGELVLELRLGAGRELTIRVTDTGNWRQVPAPGDRGRGLPLMKAVMDEVEVESGKGGTVVSMRRRSA, via the coding sequence ATGACCGGTGGGGGCGGGGTCGACGCGGGACCGGTGGCACAGCATCGGCTGGAGCACCTCGTCCGCTCCAGCCCCGCGGTCGTCTACTGCCTGGAGCCCGCGCCGCCGTACCGGCTGACGTTCGTGAGCGGGAACGTCGCCCGGCTCCTCGGTTGCAGCGCGGCGCAGCTGCTGGCCGACCCGGCGCCGCTGGGCGGCCGGCTGCACCCCGAGGACGTCGAGCGGTTCACGGCGGCGCTGGCGGACCTGCCGGTCACCGGCCAGGCGGTCACCGAGCACCGGCTGCGCGCTCCGGACGGCGGCTGGAGCTGGGTCCGGGACGAGCAGGTCCTCGCCCGGGACGACGCCGGGCGGCCGGTGGAGATCGTCGGTTGGCTGCTGGACGTCACCGGCCGCCGCCGTACGGAGGAGCGGGCCGAGCGGCTCCAGCAGCTCACCGAGCAGCTGGCCGCGGCGCTGAGCCCGGAGCAGGTCGCCGGCAGCGCGCTGCTGCCGGCGCTGTCGGTGCTCGGGGCGCGGGGGCTGGCGCTGCTGCTGCGGGAGCCCGGCGCGGACCCGGCCATGCTCACGGTCGTCGGCGCCGCCGGCTACCCGGCCGAGATCGTCCAGCACTGGCGCCGGCTGCCGCTGGACGACGTCACCCCCGGCGGCGTCGCCGTGCTCACCGGGGCGCCGGTCTATCTCGGCTCGTGGGAGGAGGCGCACGCCCGCTTCCCGGCCATGTTCCAGGCGCCCGGCTCGTCCCGCCAGCGGGCCTGGGCGGCGCTGCCGCTGCGCTCGGGCGGGCAGGTGATCGGCGCGCTGGCGATCGGGTTCAGCACCGCCCGCGGCATCGCCCCGGACGAGCGCGGGTTCCTGGAGACGGTCGCCACGCAGTGCGCGCTGGCGGTGGAGCGGTCCCGGCTGTACGGCACGGCGGCCACCGAGCGCGAACGGCTGACCGCCGCCGGCGAGCGGCTCGGCCGGCTCCAGCAGGTGACGGCCGGCTTGGCCGAGGCGCTGACCGTGGAGCAGGTGGCCGCGGTGATGGTCCGCGGCGGCCTGTCGGTCGCCGGCTGCCGGTCGGCCTGGATCGGCGTACTGAACGACCCCGGGACCGAGCTGGTCGCGCTGGCCGCGTCGTTCCCGGTGGAGCCCGACGGGCCGGCCGCCCGGATCCCGCTCGACGCGGCCTCTCCCCGGGCCGAGGTGACGCGGACCGGCCAGCCGGTCTGGCTGCCTTCGACCGCGGACGCGCTGGCCCAGTACCCCGGGCTGAAGGCGATCGGCATCGCCGACGGTGCGCTCGGCGTCGTGCCGCTGGTCTCGCACGGCCGGCCGATCGGCGCGATGATGCTCAGCTTCGCCGTCGAAGGCGCCTTCGACGCCCACGAGCGCGCGTTGATCATCACGCTGGCCGAGCAGTGCGCGCAGGCGCTGGAACGGGCCCGGCTGCACGAGCGGGCGCACGACGTCGCGCTGGCGCTGCAGCAGAGCATGCTGCCCACCGCCCTGCCGGAGGTGCCGGGACTGGAGCTGACCGCCCGCTACCACCCGGCGATCGAGTCCCTCGAGGTCGGTGGCGACTGGTACGACGTGGTCGCGCTGCCCGGCGGCCGGGTCGGCCTGACCGTCGGCGACGTGGTCGGCCGCGGTCTCGGTGCCGCGACCACGATGGGCCAGCTGCGCAGCGCCCTGGCCGCGCTGGCGCTGTCCGAGGAGTCGCCGGCCCGGACCCTGGACGGCCTGGAGCGCTTCGCCCGCCAGGTCGAGGGCGCCCGCCTGGCCACGGTCGCGTACGGGGTGCTGGACCCGGTCGGCGGCTCCTTCCGGTACGCCTGCGCCGGCCACCCGCCGCCGCTGGTGATCGATCCGGACGGGACCGCGACGTACCTGGAGGACGGCCGGTCACCGCTGCTGTGCGCGCTGCCGCCCGGGGCGACCGGGCCGCGGGGCGAGGCGACGGTGCTGCTGGAGCCGGGCGCGCGGCTGCTGATGTACTCCGACGGGCTGGTGGAGCGCCGCCGGGAGCAGCTGGACGTCGGGCTGGCCCGGCTGGCCGAGCAGTCCGTCGCCGTCGGCGACGGGCCCGGGTGGTCCGACGAGCTGGTCCGGCGGATGCTCCTGGGCGCCGGCGACGACGACGTGGCGCTGCTCGGCGTGACGTACGCGCCGGTGCTCCGGATCCGGCGGGCGGCCCGGCCGGAGCTGCTGTCCGGCATGCGCCGGGAGCTGCGGGCCTGGCTGACCGCGGTCGGCGTCGAGGGGGAGACGGTCTCCGACGTGCTGCTGGCCTGCGGCGAGGCGGTCGCGAACGCGGTCGAGCACGGGTTCCACGACGGATCCGGGGCCGCGGGCGAACTGGTGCTGGAACTCCGGCTGGGCGCCGGGCGGGAGCTGACGATCCGGGTCACCGACACCGGGAACTGGCGGCAGGTGCCGGCTCCGGGCGACCGGGGCCGGGGGCTGCCGCTGATGAAGGCCGTGATGGACGAGGTCGAGGTCGAGTCCGGGAAGGGCGGGACCGTGGTGAGCATGCGACGGCGGTCGGCATGA
- the smpB gene encoding SsrA-binding protein SmpB, with translation MAQQSSNREPGDRKVIASNRKARHDYSVVDTFEAGVVLMGTEVKALRQGRASLVDGFATIDDGEVWLQGVHIAEYAQGTWTNHAPRRKRKLLLHKAEIERLEMRTKESGLTLVPLQLYFSGSHVKVELALAKGKRSYDKRQDLATRDANREIAREMGRRIKGRV, from the coding sequence ATGGCACAGCAGTCCTCCAACCGGGAGCCCGGCGACCGCAAGGTCATCGCCTCCAACCGCAAGGCCCGCCACGACTACTCCGTCGTGGACACGTTCGAGGCCGGCGTGGTGCTGATGGGCACCGAGGTGAAGGCCTTGCGGCAGGGCCGGGCCTCGCTGGTGGACGGCTTCGCCACCATCGACGACGGCGAGGTCTGGCTGCAGGGCGTCCACATCGCGGAGTACGCGCAGGGCACCTGGACCAATCACGCCCCGCGCCGCAAGCGCAAGCTGCTGCTGCACAAGGCCGAGATCGAGCGGCTGGAGATGCGGACGAAGGAGAGCGGGCTGACCCTGGTCCCGCTCCAGCTCTACTTCTCCGGCAGCCACGTCAAGGTCGAGCTCGCGCTGGCCAAGGGCAAGCGGTCCTACGACAAGCGGCAGGATCTGGCCACCCGGGACGCGAACCGGGAGATCGCCCGGGAGATGGGCCGCCGGATCAAGGGCCGGGTCTGA
- a CDS encoding amidohydrolase family protein, producing the protein MTATASADAAVPGFWRALGLPGLVDVHVHFLPPRVLAAVWAFFDQAEEHYGRAWPILYKGTDDERLARLRGFGVRAFTGLAYPHKPGMARFLNDWTLELAGRTPDLVPSATFFPEPAAGAYVRAALEAGARVFKAHLQVGGYDPNDPLLDPVWGALAEAGTPAVVHCGDGPRPGPHTGVEPMERVLTRHPGLVLVVAHAGMPDYLGFAALADRHPRVHLDTTMLGTAFTRDMAPVPAELPARLADLGDRVVLGTDFPNIPYPYLTQLEALAELGLGEDWLRRVCWSNGVHLLGLNPDGTVSTPG; encoded by the coding sequence GTGACGGCGACCGCCTCGGCGGACGCCGCGGTACCCGGCTTCTGGCGGGCGCTCGGGCTGCCCGGCCTGGTCGACGTGCACGTGCACTTCCTGCCGCCGCGGGTGCTGGCCGCGGTCTGGGCGTTCTTCGATCAGGCCGAGGAACACTACGGCCGGGCCTGGCCGATCCTCTACAAGGGCACCGACGACGAGCGGCTGGCGCGGCTGCGGGGCTTCGGGGTGCGCGCGTTCACCGGCCTGGCGTACCCGCACAAGCCCGGGATGGCCCGCTTCCTCAACGACTGGACGCTGGAGCTGGCCGGGCGCACGCCGGACCTGGTCCCCTCGGCCACCTTCTTCCCCGAGCCGGCCGCGGGCGCGTACGTCCGGGCCGCCCTCGAGGCCGGCGCCCGGGTCTTCAAGGCCCACCTCCAGGTCGGCGGGTACGACCCGAACGACCCGCTGCTCGACCCGGTCTGGGGTGCGCTGGCCGAGGCCGGCACGCCCGCGGTGGTGCACTGCGGCGACGGTCCCCGGCCGGGCCCGCACACCGGGGTCGAGCCGATGGAGCGGGTGCTGACCCGGCATCCCGGGCTGGTGCTGGTCGTGGCGCACGCCGGCATGCCGGACTACCTCGGGTTCGCCGCGCTGGCCGACCGGCACCCGCGGGTGCACCTGGACACCACGATGCTCGGCACCGCGTTCACCCGGGACATGGCGCCGGTGCCGGCGGAGCTGCCGGCCCGGCTGGCCGACCTGGGCGACCGGGTGGTGCTGGGGACCGACTTCCCGAACATCCCGTACCCGTACCTGACCCAGCTGGAGGCGCTGGCCGAACTGGGCCTGGGGGAGGACTGGCTGCGCCGTGTCTGCTGGTCCAACGGGGTGCACCTGCTCGGCCTGAACCCGGACGGAACCGTCAGCACCCCTGGCTAG
- a CDS encoding anti-sigma factor antagonist (This anti-anti-sigma factor, or anti-sigma factor antagonist, belongs to a family that includes characterized members SpoIIAA, RsbV, RsfA, and RsfB.), producing MTGAPEELARVAAERHGETVLARLSGEIDLSNAAAVEDLLTHGVGGATAVAVDLSGLSYLDSAGLALLSRLSGRLAGRSGQLRLVVPPDAVVGRTLSISGLPAAIPVDETVEAALAALDRRS from the coding sequence ATGACGGGCGCGCCGGAGGAACTGGCCCGGGTCGCGGCCGAGCGGCACGGCGAGACCGTGCTGGCCCGGCTGTCCGGGGAGATCGACCTGTCCAACGCGGCCGCGGTCGAGGACCTGCTCACCCACGGGGTCGGCGGGGCGACCGCGGTGGCCGTCGACCTGTCCGGGCTGAGCTACCTGGACAGCGCCGGGCTCGCGCTGCTGTCCCGGCTCTCCGGTCGGCTGGCCGGGCGGTCCGGGCAGCTGCGGCTGGTCGTGCCGCCGGACGCGGTGGTCGGGCGGACGCTGTCGATCTCCGGGTTGCCGGCCGCGATCCCGGTGGACGAGACCGTCGAGGCGGCGCTGGCCGCGCTGGACCGCCGCTCGTGA
- a CDS encoding DUF2207 domain-containing protein: MRTVPVLLAAVALAVLPALPAAADDGERITTYDVQLAAQPDGSLQVQESITYVFGGEPKHGIEREIDTQQPYDGSHNRRYPVSDVQVGSEDAPDQVQVLGGGSTTTLRVGDPDRTITGEHSYRISYTVAAATTRFDDHDELYWNAVGPDWPVPVDAITVRVTGPQVTKATCFAGPPGSSAGCPSAQASGTSASYRGGPLPAGNVFTVVAAFPRGTVANAQPILTGRTTVGRFFAGNPVGVLVPALVFLGGPLFLLVRGVRRKRAQEAPALAYRSQYQPEPPPGVRPLLANTLLTGDVKTVDPVAVLLDLSARGYLSIMPLSERDWRLVASRGPDGSLRPEELEVLQAAFARGPDTTLAAAARALTRTRGRLRTIARQAVVEQGWYRSAPGGGRAGLVGLGVLMMVLSFPVTFVLGFVLHAALAGPALFAGGILLIAHALTKPSRRTAQGEVARSRLMAFKQTLARIDPTRLPPEQREGALAGLLPYAVALGLAPQLASAFLAAGVVAGGYAYTSNPMWWSTFAGDATRATSPSSSSSGGGSGFSGGSAGGGGGGGGGGSW; the protein is encoded by the coding sequence ATGCGCACTGTGCCCGTTCTGCTCGCGGCGGTCGCGCTCGCGGTCCTGCCCGCGCTGCCGGCGGCCGCGGACGACGGCGAGCGGATCACGACCTACGACGTGCAGCTCGCCGCGCAGCCGGACGGCTCGCTGCAGGTCCAGGAGTCGATCACGTACGTGTTCGGCGGCGAGCCGAAGCACGGCATCGAGCGCGAGATCGACACCCAGCAGCCGTACGACGGCAGCCACAACCGGCGCTACCCCGTCTCGGACGTGCAGGTCGGCTCGGAGGACGCGCCGGACCAGGTGCAGGTGCTCGGCGGCGGCTCGACGACCACGCTGCGCGTCGGCGACCCGGACCGGACGATCACCGGGGAGCATTCGTACCGGATCTCGTACACGGTGGCCGCGGCGACGACCCGGTTCGACGACCACGACGAGCTCTACTGGAACGCGGTCGGCCCGGACTGGCCGGTCCCGGTCGACGCGATCACCGTCCGGGTCACCGGCCCGCAGGTCACGAAGGCGACCTGCTTCGCCGGCCCGCCCGGCAGCTCCGCCGGCTGCCCGTCGGCACAGGCGAGCGGGACGAGCGCGAGCTACCGCGGCGGCCCGCTGCCGGCCGGCAACGTGTTCACCGTGGTCGCCGCGTTCCCGCGCGGGACCGTCGCCAACGCGCAGCCGATCCTGACCGGCCGGACGACCGTGGGCCGGTTCTTCGCCGGCAACCCGGTCGGCGTCCTGGTGCCGGCCCTGGTCTTCCTCGGCGGGCCGCTGTTCCTGCTGGTCCGGGGCGTACGGCGGAAGAGGGCGCAGGAGGCGCCGGCCCTGGCGTACCGGTCGCAGTACCAGCCCGAGCCGCCGCCCGGGGTCCGGCCGCTGCTGGCCAACACGCTGCTGACCGGTGACGTCAAGACCGTGGACCCGGTCGCGGTGCTGCTGGACCTCTCCGCCCGCGGCTACCTGTCGATCATGCCGCTGTCCGAGCGGGACTGGCGGCTGGTCGCGAGCCGCGGCCCGGACGGCTCGCTGCGGCCGGAGGAGCTGGAGGTGCTGCAGGCGGCGTTCGCCCGTGGCCCGGACACGACGCTGGCCGCGGCCGCCCGGGCGCTGACCCGCACCCGTGGCCGGCTGCGCACGATCGCCCGGCAGGCGGTGGTCGAGCAGGGCTGGTACCGGTCGGCCCCCGGCGGAGGACGGGCCGGGCTGGTCGGGCTCGGGGTGCTGATGATGGTCCTGTCGTTCCCGGTGACGTTCGTGCTCGGCTTCGTGCTGCACGCGGCGCTGGCCGGCCCGGCCTTGTTCGCCGGCGGGATCCTGCTGATCGCGCACGCGCTGACCAAGCCGTCGCGGCGGACGGCCCAGGGCGAGGTGGCCCGGTCCCGGCTGATGGCGTTCAAGCAGACCCTGGCCCGGATCGATCCGACCCGGCTCCCGCCCGAGCAGCGGGAGGGCGCCCTGGCCGGCCTCCTGCCGTACGCGGTGGCCCTCGGGCTGGCGCCGCAGCTCGCGTCGGCCTTCCTGGCCGCCGGGGTGGTCGCGGGCGGGTACGCGTACACGTCCAACCCGATGTGGTGGTCGACGTTCGCCGGGGACGCGACCCGGGCGACCAGCCCGTCCTCGTCCTCCTCGGGCGGGGGCAGCGGGTTCTCCGGCGGATCGGCCGGAGGCGGCGGGGGCGGGGGAGGCGGCGGCAGCTGGTGA